Genomic window (Diabrotica undecimpunctata isolate CICGRU chromosome 6, icDiaUnde3, whole genome shotgun sequence):
TTgctgatatttttaataaatgagtATCCGCCATTATCGGGACTTCTTCGACGATATATTGGATATCCGTCGGTATTTGATATCGTATCATTAGTGAAATTTTTAGTACATTTTCCATCTGCCATGCAAGGCGATGAACGATGAACAGTACCACATTTACCATGGATCATGTTTGCTGTAACAATATCAAACAGCACTTGGTCAGTAGACGGATCTGGAATTTCCGCAGAAATAATACTATCGATTTCTTCAGGACGGATTTTGTCGATTAACCAAACTAAAATGTGCGCATGAGGTAATCCCCTCTTTTGCCATTCAACTGAATATAGCCAGCAACGTGTGGGACCGAATACATGTAATTTAGTAATGTAACTTATTAGAGACTTCAACTTTTGTCTGAATGCACGTGCTGTAATGTCATGACGATGTATTGCATTTTGGCCAGGCAATAGCAAAGATGTAATCTCTGGCCATTTTGGATTACATGTGAACGTGGTAAATAAACACAGTCGTCCATATTCGCGCACGTAAGCCATAGCATCCTGTATATATTCTTGCATATGACGTAGACTGCCTATATACGATGATGGTAAAATGACAGAGTTACCAATTTCGGCGACGTCGGCGTTGTTGTTAATAGCGTCTCGTAAGTGAATGTACTCTTCTGCACGCAGCTTGAGTTGATTCCCTCCCGGACTGTATTTTTTACCTCGGCGATTGGTGGGAGGGCCGAGTAACTGACCTTGGTCCCTTATATTGTGAGGGGAGCACGGTCAGTGAAACCAAGAACAGTCCAGCGTCCGGAGCCGTTGCACCGGGTGGACGCCGGACTTCGCCTCCGGACGCTAAAAGGTGCTGCAATCACTCCCAATTGCGACGCCTTCCTCCCCAGACCCAAATGTACTGCTCCTTTTCCCCCACATTCCACAGGAGAAAACCTGGCCAAAAATCCGACGGAGTAAACCAGCGAGAAAAAATCCGGAATCCAAGGTGTTAGATACCGTGCTGAAGGATGGATGACCACACGATACGTGGCCATGAACGGTTTCCTCGGAGCACCTAGCGAACCACCGTTGTAAACAGCCTTACCATCACATGCGGGGCTCTGTGGTGGCGGAAAAACCcattccctagctactcgtgggatcCAAATGGTAccgaatttttttacaaaaaccgCGGGCGACCCGAGCGGCAAATCGGGAAGGCATACAGACTACGCCAGGAGGAGAATTAATTCTCTTCCTGACGAAAATGTATTAAAAAGAAAAGCATCTTACGACAAGTTTGAGAAAGAAACCTACAAAAAGAAGACATGCAGTGAGGCTGTGGAACTATTAGATTACCTAGAAGATTTGGGAAAACAATTTAGCAGATTTACAGGATTAATTCAGGAGTTCCCAAATACGGCGAGACCTATTAAGGAACTCTATAGGCATCTGATCAAGAGGCATGCCCTCCAAAAAATGGAGCATTTCAAGAAGTGGCTACACATAAATTCGACTGAACCTATAGAAAAAATGATGGTAGACACGGACACGCAGGTGGACGCTGATGCCAGTTCAATAGCTCAGAAACCCGCGACTGCGGAATGTGGCACCCAGACGGACGCGTGGCATGGCCCTCCCAGGGCAGTCAGGGTGACGAGTCTCGAGGGAGTTAACACTTTTCTGACTTCCAGAGGCACGCTCTCTACGACTATCCCGAGAAGGTCTTCAAGAAAACAACGATCGAAGTTCTGAACCCGCTGGACTCTAAATGTAATATAAAGGTCGTAGCCCTGGAACCTAACGACCCTAAAATGATGTTCTCCATACAGAGATTGTATCGGGACAGGTACCCAGACTTACCAACCCTCGAAGGAGACTTCGAGGTGTTGGAAAATTCTACTACTGTAAGAAGGGGAAGGGAGAGAAGGACTAGAGTAGAGAAAGTTATTAAGCTGTTGGCCAGCACACCCGAGCAACTCTGGCACGCTCTCGAGCGTGTCAGAGACGAGATAAAACAGGAGGACTCGGTGGCTCTGCAGCATGTTAGTTACATGCAAGTGGTTGAACTACGCAAGATGGCTGAAGTGATATTCACTAACACTAAAGGTACGACGGTACAGATCTACACCACGGCCACGCGGCGAGAGAGGCCTACATATGGATTCATTGTATCCAAAAAAGACTTAACCTACTCACAACTTCTGGAGAGGGTGGAAAAAGCAGTAGGAGACACGCAAGCTAAAGAAGCAATCCGAAGTCTACGTAGCACGAGAGACGGAAACCTGTTGATAACAATAGATAAGGACCAGGGGGCGGCCTCAATGATCAAAAACGTGATAGCGAATAAGGAGAGTGGACTGGCAGCTAAACTCGTGGGAACTGAAAAGCAGGCCATTATTCACTTAAGAGGCATGACGGCGAACATGGAGGAGGAGCACATTAAGCTTGCTATTCAAAGAGAAATCGGCAGATGGGAGCCAAACTTCGCTATAAAGCAGATCCGCCCTATGCGCAACAACACCAAGGCAGCCACGGTCATCCTTACCGCGCAAGCGGCAAGGCGGATACTAGACCTAGGACATCTGAAGGTTGGCCTTGCACGGTGTGAAGTGGAGCGAAGATATGTCGTTAGGAGATGCCAACGCTGCTGGAGCTACCAGCACGACGTTGCGAGATGTGATGGCCCGGATCGTACCGGGCTCTGCCATAGATGCGGAAAAGAAGGCCATACTTTTAATACATGTAAGGAAGATGAGCACTGCGTTGTATGTAATGAGCAGCATCGGATAGGTAGCGGCAAGTGCGCGGCCTTCCGCGAGGCTCTACAGAGAGCAAGGATGGCCGAGCAAAATAGAAACATCGAGGCCCCTCCCCCACAGGCGCATCAGCCTCCCCCAACGACAGAGGTCACCAGCATGGAAATTGCCCAAGAGGTACCCGAGAACAATGAGGTAAACTTGACCGAGAGGCCTACGGACCCATCTCCCTCCGCAGAGGAATTGAGGAGAGTGGATGATGAGGTATTCAATGGGGCTGCCCACTCTACACTTATGGAGCAGTTTAGCTCTCTTTGCGACAGTGCCGCGGGAGATATCGCATGGGTCAAACCCCCCACTCGTTCGCCTACTCCGCCCTCTCCTGCTTCGGACGGAGACCCAACTGCCTCCACCCCTCAGACACTATCCCCTCAGGGTAGCGTCATAGATTTGTGCGGATAGACGTAAGGAACCCCCCTCACCATGTGACCTTACTGGCTAGTGGTATAGCCTCTAAAAATGGCTTCGAACGGGTTAAAAAGATTAAAGATACTGGAAGTAAACATCGGACGGGCCAAGGTGGCACACGACCTGATACATGCGAAAGCCTTGGAGATAAAAGCAGATATCATTATAGTCCCCGAACTAAATAAAAACATCGTTAAAAAATTTGGTTGGGTTGCCGACACACGATCAGATGTTGCCGTCTACTTGGTGAATAAGAGTGTGCATATAAAAAAGGTCACTAAGAAGGAAGGATTTATCAAGATCAATTTGAATGATGTGGCAATAATAGCCTGTTACATTTCTCCAAACATTAACACTACACAATACCAAGATAAGGTAGATAGTATTATTGAGGCGTCACTTGTAGAAAAATACTTCATAATCGTTGGTGATATAAACGCCAAATTCATTCTATGGGGGTCCCCAAGAAATGACAATAGGGGGGAATTATGGAACGAATGGATTTCATCGTCCGACTTGGTAGTGTTAAACAACGGTAAACACACTTTCGAAAGAGGAGAATCACGGAGTCACATAGATATTACCCTAGCATCAAATAATTatgcaaacaaaattacaaattgggaTGTACTAGACGAGAACATGTTTACTTTTCATAAGTACATCTCCTTCGAGATAGGAACAAAGGTCACAACTAGGAACGGCAGAAGAACACTCGCTTTTAATAAAGTAAGATTTGCTGAACAGACCAGAAACTTACAAGAAGAAGCTACCGACTTTCCCACCTTTAGAAATGCAATAATACGAGCACACAAGTCGAGCAGTAATAACAAATATGTCACATATACTGTACCATACTGGTGGAATGACGAAATACAGCAAAAACGGACAGAATGCCTTAGACTTAGGCGAATCGCGCAGAGGAATAGGACCCAGCAGATAAAGGACGAGTATAAAAGCGCCAAAAATGAGTTAAAAAAGACGATTAACAGGGCCAAGCGCACATGTTGGAAAAACCTGTGCGAGGCGCTGGAGAACGATGTATGGGGTGATGCATATAGAATAGCCACCAAAACGCTGAGGTCAGAGACTCCGTAGAAACTGTGCGATGATAAAAGAAGGGAAATTGCGAATACCCTTTTTCCCTCAAAGCAGAACACACACTTCGTACAAAATGAACATACCTGTCCGAATGGCGTCAGTCTCGCAGAACTCACCAGAGCCGCAGAGTCCATCAAAGTAggtaaatctcctggaccagaccgCGTGCCACCAGAGGCGATAAAATTATTAACCATATTACAACCGGAAGCGGTTATAAAAATCTTCAATCAGCTGCTTACAACACAAGAATTCCCTGACGAGCTCAAGCGTGCGCGACTCACATTAATACTTAAACCCGGTAAAGATCCGGACGAAGCCAGTTCTTATTGGCCAATATGCCTCCTTGACTGTTTAGGGAAACTCTATGAGAATATTGTCAAAAATCGCCTTGAA
Coding sequences:
- the LOC140444447 gene encoding uncharacterized protein, which translates into the protein MAYVREYGRLCLFTTFTCNPKWPEITSLLLPGQNAIHRHDITARAFRQKLKSLISYITKLHVFGPTRCWLYSVEWQKRGLPHAHILVWLIDKIRPEEIDSIISAEIPDPSTDQVLFDIVTANMIHGKCGTVHRSSPCMADGKCTKNFTNDTISNTDGYPIYRRRSPDNGGYSFIKNISNTDIDIDNRWVMPYSPLLSKTYNAHNNVEFCSSVKIIKYICKYVNKGSDMAVFRVENINVNAPPMNKNDEITLYQIGRYISSNEAVLAYLRFSNS